The Deinococcus koreensis genome window below encodes:
- a CDS encoding DUF305 domain-containing protein, producing MIRALLGTLALTGSALAAMPGMDHGQMGPAPATMPGMATGSTPAMMKSMGDQMVRELTPLRGRAFDVRFAQRMADHHQMAIDMARMEVRGGKDARVKASAQKVIADQQREIALMKGWIKTWTGQSYTPKSMAMAHGGSADRWFLEGMIPHHVGAIAMAKLVPTRTQSAPVRALATAIIKAQQAEIDQYTGWLRAMK from the coding sequence TTGATCCGCGCCCTGCTGGGCACGCTGGCCCTGACCGGCAGCGCCCTGGCCGCCATGCCCGGCATGGATCACGGGCAGATGGGGCCAGCGCCGGCCACCATGCCCGGCATGGCCACCGGCAGCACGCCCGCCATGATGAAGAGCATGGGCGACCAGATGGTGCGGGAACTGACGCCCCTCAGGGGCCGCGCCTTCGACGTCCGCTTCGCCCAGCGCATGGCCGACCACCACCAGATGGCGATTGATATGGCCCGCATGGAAGTCAGGGGTGGCAAGGACGCTCGAGTGAAGGCGTCGGCGCAGAAGGTGATCGCCGACCAGCAGCGGGAAATCGCGCTGATGAAGGGCTGGATCAAGACCTGGACGGGTCAGAGCTACACGCCCAAGTCCATGGCGATGGCCCACGGCGGCAGCGCGGATCGCTGGTTCCTGGAGGGCATGATCCCGCATCATGTCGGCGCCATCGCGATGGCGAAGCTGGTGCCCACGCGCACGCAGAGCGCCCCGGTACGCGCCCTCGCCACGGCCATCATCAAGGCCCAGCAGGCGGAGATCGACCAGTACACCGGCTGGCTCAGGGCCATGAAATGA
- the trxA gene encoding thioredoxin, with protein sequence MSDILTCAACGAKNRVQTVPDAQVPVCARCGANLPWLHDGTDASFAQDIRAGVPVLVDFWAPWCGPCRVVGPVLEEIAREQAGKVRVVKVNVDENPLTPGSFQVQGIPTMILFKDGQPVDRIVGAMAKAGLVQRLAAVQG encoded by the coding sequence ATGAGCGACATCCTGACCTGCGCCGCGTGCGGCGCGAAGAACCGCGTCCAGACCGTTCCGGACGCCCAGGTGCCCGTCTGTGCCCGCTGCGGCGCCAACCTGCCCTGGCTGCACGACGGCACCGACGCCTCGTTCGCCCAGGACATCAGGGCCGGCGTGCCCGTGCTGGTGGACTTCTGGGCGCCCTGGTGCGGCCCCTGCCGGGTGGTCGGCCCGGTGCTGGAGGAGATCGCCCGCGAGCAGGCCGGGAAGGTGCGCGTGGTGAAGGTGAACGTGGACGAGAACCCGCTCACGCCCGGCTCGTTCCAGGTACAGGGCATCCCCACCATGATCCTCTTCAAGGACGGGCAGCCGGTCGACCGGATCGTGGGCGCGATGGCCAAGGCGGGGCTGGTGCAGCGGCTGGCGGCCGTGCAGGGCTGA
- a CDS encoding heavy metal translocating P-type ATPase: MTTTTLDLDIGGMTCAACVGRVERGLKKVDGVQDASVNLATERASVTFDPALTSAAELVQRVTDTGYEARTADLSFPVEGMTCAACVGRVERALKKTDGVLEASVNLATERASVTYLPGATSPAALKEAVRGAGYGVPDEAAQAQGKEALSRLETERARKAGEIAALRRAVTFSAAFSVPLLLIAMLPMLWPALDMWLMDSVGMRTLNVIMLALAAPVQFGPGRRFYRTGWAALRHRSPDMNTLVMLGTSAAFGYSLLVTLAPGLFPPGSAHVYYEASGVVITLILLGKLFEAIAKGRSSEAMRTLLALQPNVARVQRGAEVVEVASDDVRVGDLVLVRAGERLPVDGEVTEGRSYVDESMLTGESVPVEKSAGSRVTGGTVNGTGALSFRATGVGADTALSRIIRMVEDAQASRPPIQGLADRVVAVFVPVVLVIAALTFLSWLLLGGEGALANALIHTVAVLIIACPCAMGLATPVSIMVGSGKAAQLGVLFRTGAALEGLGRANVIALDKTGTVTQGRPEVTDVVLAEGSPLDRDELLRLTAAAESSSEHPLARAIERAALLLPLPSRERAGVRGKVSDDPAQSFAATDFQAIPGYGLRATVEGRRLEVGAARFMAQLGLSLGALETQANALAERSRTPVFVAVDGVLSGLIGVADPVRAGSAQAIRTLQSQGAEVALITGDARATAQAVAAEVGVSRVLAEVLPEGKADAVAELQAGGRTVAFVGDGINDAPALARADVGVAIGTGTDVAVETADVILMSGDLRGVPNAVALSRATLRNIRVNLFWAFAYNIVLIPVAAGVLSAWNLNLSPVLAAAAMGLSSVFVLTNALRLRGFRPPLAPNAHQDGEMAAMRQEVPA, from the coding sequence ATGACGACCACGACTCTGGATCTGGACATCGGGGGCATGACCTGTGCCGCCTGCGTGGGGCGGGTGGAGCGCGGGCTGAAGAAGGTCGACGGCGTGCAGGACGCCTCCGTGAACTTGGCGACCGAGCGCGCCAGCGTGACCTTCGACCCGGCCCTGACCTCGGCCGCCGAACTGGTGCAGCGCGTGACCGACACCGGCTACGAGGCGCGCACCGCCGACCTGTCCTTCCCGGTGGAGGGCATGACCTGCGCGGCCTGCGTGGGCCGGGTCGAGCGGGCCCTGAAGAAGACGGACGGCGTGCTGGAGGCCAGCGTGAACCTGGCGACCGAGCGGGCCAGCGTGACCTATCTGCCCGGGGCGACCTCGCCCGCCGCCCTGAAAGAGGCCGTACGCGGCGCCGGCTACGGGGTGCCCGACGAGGCCGCGCAGGCCCAGGGGAAAGAAGCACTGTCGCGGCTGGAGACCGAGCGCGCCCGCAAGGCCGGGGAGATCGCCGCCCTGCGCCGCGCGGTGACCTTCTCGGCGGCCTTCAGCGTGCCCCTGCTGCTGATCGCCATGCTGCCGATGCTGTGGCCGGCGCTGGACATGTGGCTCATGGACAGCGTGGGGATGCGGACCCTGAACGTCATCATGCTGGCGCTGGCGGCCCCGGTGCAGTTCGGCCCCGGACGGCGCTTCTACCGCACGGGCTGGGCCGCGCTGCGCCACCGCAGCCCGGACATGAACACGCTGGTCATGCTGGGTACCTCGGCGGCCTTCGGGTACTCGCTGCTGGTCACGCTGGCCCCCGGCCTCTTCCCGCCCGGCAGCGCGCACGTGTACTACGAGGCGTCCGGCGTGGTCATCACGCTGATCCTGCTGGGCAAGCTGTTCGAGGCCATCGCCAAGGGCCGCTCCAGCGAGGCCATGCGAACCCTGCTGGCCCTGCAGCCCAACGTGGCCCGCGTGCAGCGTGGGGCCGAGGTGGTGGAAGTTGCTTCCGACGACGTGCGGGTAGGCGACCTCGTGCTGGTGCGCGCGGGCGAACGCCTGCCGGTGGACGGCGAGGTCACGGAGGGCCGCAGCTACGTGGACGAGTCCATGCTGACCGGCGAGAGCGTGCCGGTGGAGAAATCGGCCGGCTCGCGCGTGACCGGCGGCACCGTGAACGGCACGGGCGCCCTGAGCTTCCGCGCCACCGGGGTCGGCGCCGACACCGCCCTGTCGCGCATCATCCGCATGGTCGAGGACGCGCAGGCCAGCCGCCCGCCCATCCAGGGCCTCGCCGACCGCGTGGTGGCCGTGTTCGTGCCGGTGGTGCTGGTGATCGCCGCGCTGACCTTCCTGAGCTGGCTGCTGCTGGGCGGCGAGGGCGCCCTGGCGAACGCCCTGATCCACACCGTCGCCGTGCTGATCATCGCCTGCCCCTGCGCGATGGGCCTGGCGACCCCCGTGAGCATCATGGTGGGGAGCGGCAAGGCAGCGCAGCTCGGCGTGCTGTTCCGCACCGGCGCCGCGCTGGAGGGCCTGGGCCGCGCGAACGTGATCGCCCTCGACAAGACCGGCACCGTGACCCAGGGCCGCCCCGAGGTCACCGACGTGGTACTGGCCGAAGGTTCGCCGCTGGACAGGGATGAGCTGCTGCGCCTGACCGCCGCCGCCGAGAGTTCTTCGGAGCACCCGCTGGCGAGGGCCATCGAGCGGGCGGCCTTATTGCTCCCTCTCCCCTCGCGGGAGAGGGCTGGGGTGAGGGGGAAGGTCAGCGACGACCCCGCCCAATCCTTCGCCGCCACCGACTTCCAGGCCATCCCCGGCTACGGCCTGCGCGCCACGGTGGAGGGACGGCGCCTCGAGGTCGGCGCCGCCCGCTTCATGGCCCAGCTCGGCCTGTCGCTGGGAGCCCTGGAAACACAGGCGAATGCCCTGGCCGAACGCAGCCGCACCCCCGTGTTCGTGGCCGTGGACGGTGTGCTGTCGGGTCTGATCGGCGTGGCCGACCCGGTGCGCGCGGGCAGCGCCCAGGCAATCCGCACCCTGCAATCTCAGGGGGCCGAAGTCGCCCTGATCACCGGCGACGCCCGCGCCACTGCCCAGGCCGTGGCCGCCGAGGTCGGCGTGTCCCGTGTGCTGGCCGAGGTGCTGCCCGAAGGGAAAGCCGACGCTGTAGCTGAGTTGCAGGCCGGGGGACGCACTGTGGCCTTCGTCGGCGACGGCATCAACGACGCGCCCGCCCTGGCCCGCGCCGATGTGGGCGTGGCCATCGGCACCGGCACCGACGTGGCCGTGGAAACCGCCGACGTGATCCTGATGTCCGGCGACCTGCGCGGCGTGCCGAACGCGGTGGCCCTGAGCCGCGCCACGCTGCGGAACATCCGCGTGAACCTGTTCTGGGCCTTCGCCTACAACATCGTGCTGATCCCGGTGGCGGCGGGCGTGCTGAGCGCCTGGAACCTGAACCTCTCGCCCGTCCTGGCGGCAGCCGCGATGGGCCTGAGTTCCGTCTTCGTGCTCACCAACGCCCTGAGACTGCGCGGCTTCCGGCCCCCGCTGGCGCCCAACGCCCATCAGGACGGCGAGATGGCTGCCATGAGGCAGGAAGTTCCGGCGTGA
- a CDS encoding CopZ family metallochaperone produces MKTELSISGMTCGHCVKAVEGALKGIPGVQDVTVDLAGGKATVQGDADQGAMIAAITEEGYGAQVTSAQVGA; encoded by the coding sequence ATGAAGACCGAACTGTCGATTTCCGGAATGACCTGTGGCCACTGCGTGAAAGCCGTCGAGGGCGCCCTGAAGGGGATTCCCGGCGTGCAGGACGTGACCGTCGATCTGGCGGGTGGGAAGGCCACCGTGCAGGGCGACGCCGACCAGGGGGCCATGATCGCCGCCATCACCGAGGAAGGCTACGGGGCGCAGGTGACCTCGGCCCAGGTGGGCGCTTGA
- a CDS encoding DUF4396 domain-containing protein, producing MILQPIDVFVWAWLILCVLSAAYVAWDQFRGNPEPAVMKWGFVLVTLYMGPVGLLLYVLADKEPRAGTHEAFTAPLWKQGVGSTVHCVAGDATGIITAAVIVAMLGLPMWADLLVEYAAGFTFGLLIFQALFMRGVMGGSYVQNVRRSFVPEFISMNAMMAGMAPVMALLMMGRDMRAMSPSEPLFWAVMSLGVTVGFAVAYPVNVWLVSRGLKHGLMTVRPEKRAAGHGGHAVAHGAHAEHQTQGDTAHSDAHDMHGMGGSDPVFRVTQPQLVAVGGLTTLMLLFGLTLPWAFVNMRLSAHDVGGIIMPPGMIMTPETPAAAMRDMAAADPRLVRASAPLTARGDQVLAPHLVGGVKRYRLSVGVSGWTILPGRTVTAYAINGTVPGPRLELEQGDRVRIEVTNALPESTTLHWHGLILDNAMDGPAEITQRPIEPGGSYTYTFTALQVGTYFYHSHDHVDRQQALGLYGALLIRPTADPTKLARVRALTRPGDPATAPEPVGQDRADHEYTVQLQEWLLRDGLTYPAMPMEGGLPNYFTINGKAYPATDTVRMRVGETLKLRFIGSNNISIHPMHVHGGPFTVVARDGETLPAGARFLADTVNVGPGQRYDVVWAARRPGRWLLHCHIPHHTTNNNVEEQGAGGLTMVIDVQE from the coding sequence GTGATCCTCCAGCCCATCGACGTGTTCGTGTGGGCGTGGCTGATCCTGTGCGTGCTGAGCGCCGCCTACGTGGCCTGGGATCAGTTCCGGGGCAACCCGGAGCCGGCGGTCATGAAATGGGGCTTCGTGCTGGTCACGCTCTACATGGGGCCGGTCGGCCTGCTGCTGTACGTGCTGGCCGACAAGGAGCCGCGCGCCGGCACCCACGAGGCCTTCACGGCGCCACTCTGGAAACAGGGCGTGGGCAGCACGGTGCACTGCGTGGCAGGCGACGCCACCGGCATCATCACCGCCGCCGTCATCGTGGCGATGCTCGGCCTGCCCATGTGGGCCGATCTGCTGGTCGAGTACGCGGCGGGCTTCACCTTCGGCCTGCTGATCTTCCAGGCCCTCTTCATGCGCGGTGTGATGGGCGGCAGTTACGTCCAGAACGTGCGCCGCTCCTTCGTCCCCGAATTCATCTCGATGAACGCCATGATGGCGGGCATGGCCCCGGTCATGGCGCTGCTGATGATGGGCCGTGACATGCGCGCCATGTCGCCCAGCGAACCCCTGTTCTGGGCGGTCATGAGCCTGGGCGTGACGGTGGGCTTCGCGGTCGCCTACCCGGTGAACGTGTGGCTGGTCTCGCGCGGCCTGAAACACGGCCTGATGACGGTTCGGCCGGAGAAGAGGGCCGCAGGGCACGGCGGACACGCGGTGGCTCACGGCGCCCACGCGGAGCATCAGACACAGGGAGACACCGCACACTCAGACGCTCATGACATGCACGGCATGGGCGGCAGCGATCCGGTGTTCCGCGTCACCCAACCTCAACTGGTCGCGGTCGGGGGCTTGACCACGCTCATGCTGCTGTTCGGACTGACCCTGCCCTGGGCCTTCGTGAACATGCGCCTGAGCGCGCACGACGTGGGGGGCATCATCATGCCGCCGGGGATGATCATGACCCCCGAGACGCCCGCCGCCGCCATGCGCGACATGGCCGCCGCCGACCCGCGCCTGGTGCGGGCCAGCGCGCCGCTGACGGCGAGGGGGGATCAGGTACTGGCCCCGCACCTTGTGGGCGGCGTGAAGCGGTACCGCCTGAGCGTGGGCGTGAGCGGCTGGACGATCCTGCCGGGGCGCACGGTCACGGCCTATGCGATAAATGGCACGGTGCCCGGCCCCCGTCTGGAGCTGGAGCAGGGCGACCGCGTGAGAATCGAGGTCACCAACGCGCTGCCGGAGTCCACCACGCTGCACTGGCATGGCCTGATCCTCGACAACGCCATGGACGGCCCGGCCGAGATCACGCAGAGGCCCATCGAGCCGGGGGGCAGCTACACGTACACCTTCACGGCGCTGCAGGTCGGCACGTACTTCTACCACTCGCACGACCACGTGGATCGGCAGCAGGCGCTGGGGCTGTACGGCGCTCTCCTGATCCGCCCCACCGCTGACCCCACGAAGCTGGCCCGCGTGCGTGCCCTGACCCGGCCGGGCGACCCCGCCACCGCGCCCGAGCCCGTGGGCCAGGACAGGGCTGACCACGAGTACACCGTGCAGCTCCAGGAATGGCTGCTGCGCGACGGCCTGACCTACCCCGCCATGCCCATGGAAGGCGGGCTGCCCAACTATTTCACCATCAACGGCAAGGCGTATCCGGCCACCGACACGGTGAGGATGCGCGTGGGCGAGACGCTCAAGCTGCGCTTCATCGGCTCCAACAACATCTCGATCCACCCCATGCACGTCCACGGCGGGCCGTTCACGGTGGTCGCCCGCGACGGCGAGACGCTGCCGGCCGGCGCCCGCTTTCTGGCCGACACGGTGAACGTGGGGCCGGGCCAGCGCTACGACGTGGTCTGGGCCGCCCGCCGGCCCGGCCGCTGGCTCCTGCACTGCCATATCCCCCACCACACGACCAACAACAATGTCGAGGAACAGGGCGCCGGCGGCCTGACGATGGTCATCGACGTCCAGGAATAG
- a CDS encoding metal-sensitive transcriptional regulator, with amino-acid sequence MTTVPTPPPLSETDEKVLKRLRRIEGQVRGLQRMIEEGRECHDILIQFSGVRSALDAAGEQVLEQYASGCRAHPGEKVTPQDVVRAVKLLRG; translated from the coding sequence ATGACCACTGTGCCCACGCCCCCACCCCTGAGCGAGACCGACGAGAAGGTGCTCAAGCGGCTGCGCCGCATCGAGGGTCAGGTGCGCGGTCTGCAGCGCATGATCGAGGAAGGGCGCGAGTGCCACGACATCCTGATCCAGTTTTCCGGGGTTCGCAGCGCACTGGACGCCGCCGGTGAGCAGGTGCTGGAGCAGTACGCCTCGGGCTGCCGCGCCCACCCCGGCGAGAAGGTCACCCCGCAGGACGTGGTGCGGGCCGTGAAACTGCTGCGGGGCTAG
- a CDS encoding metal-sensitive transcriptional regulator, giving the protein MTTPVAPDTAPHCHAEGKLCMPEDARKRAARRLSIARGHLDSIVKMLDDPNVYCVDVLRQIKAVQGALSGAGDVVLRGHLEAHVATAGQRGDTLEMVEEVMEALRYR; this is encoded by the coding sequence ATGACGACCCCTGTCGCGCCGGACACCGCCCCCCACTGCCACGCCGAGGGCAAGCTCTGTATGCCCGAGGACGCCCGCAAACGCGCCGCCCGGCGCCTGAGCATCGCGCGCGGGCACCTCGACTCCATCGTGAAGATGCTGGACGATCCGAATGTCTACTGCGTGGACGTCCTGCGCCAGATCAAGGCGGTGCAGGGGGCCCTGAGCGGCGCGGGCGACGTGGTGCTGCGCGGCCACCTGGAGGCGCATGTGGCGACCGCCGGGCAGCGCGGCGACACGCTGGAGATGGTCGAGGAAGTCATGGAAGCGCTGCGCTACCGGTAA
- a CDS encoding DUF4139 domain-containing protein, producing MSRRLLSALLLGLSLGAARAADLRFYPSFGEVSQTVKAGAAPELTFTRPAWALVQPGSLRWTGSALRRLRSVPVDNAWLSAQEGQAVTVLRAGLPPLPGTLIRAADLLVKLDSGNALNVRPDELVFAGTPPRGWAQPGVRVTFDVEAAPTGQISYRTNALSWQPRYELSASGSAAKLSALADLRNGGEGAFQGEKVELFAGQILNVQPMPAPMPVSPTQAQTDSVAMNAMLGSGGGLAPLGELRGLQRYALKGGLTLGAGETLTLPFLQPKVSAFTRYERITSYFDRSERSGSANRHYKFTPDLSLPAGPLSVLEDGALVGTVTLPAAQAGRPIDLDLGSDPELRYLRTVRQLSLEKSPDGKVLSTTLQVTYALTSTKALPIRVQLREQVYARTVVVDGQPQTSQQVNVERGVDVPAGGKASVSFRVKIAN from the coding sequence ATGTCCAGACGCCTGCTGTCCGCCCTGCTGCTCGGCCTCTCCCTGGGGGCTGCCCGGGCCGCCGACCTGCGCTTCTACCCGTCCTTTGGCGAGGTCAGCCAGACGGTGAAGGCGGGGGCCGCCCCGGAACTGACCTTCACGCGCCCGGCGTGGGCGCTGGTGCAGCCGGGCAGCCTGCGCTGGACGGGCTCGGCGCTGCGGAGGCTGCGGAGCGTGCCGGTGGACAACGCCTGGCTCTCGGCGCAGGAGGGCCAGGCCGTGACCGTCCTGCGCGCCGGCCTGCCGCCCCTGCCGGGCACGCTGATCCGCGCCGCCGACCTGCTGGTGAAGCTCGATTCCGGTAACGCCCTGAACGTGCGGCCCGACGAACTGGTCTTCGCGGGCACCCCGCCGCGTGGCTGGGCGCAGCCGGGCGTGCGCGTGACCTTCGATGTGGAGGCCGCGCCGACCGGCCAGATCAGCTACCGCACGAACGCCCTGTCGTGGCAGCCCCGCTATGAACTCTCGGCGTCCGGGTCGGCGGCGAAACTCTCCGCCCTGGCCGATCTCCGCAACGGGGGAGAGGGGGCGTTCCAGGGAGAGAAGGTGGAACTGTTCGCGGGCCAGATCCTGAACGTGCAGCCCATGCCGGCGCCGATGCCGGTGTCCCCGACCCAGGCCCAGACCGACAGCGTGGCGATGAACGCCATGCTGGGCTCAGGCGGCGGCCTCGCCCCCCTGGGCGAGCTGCGCGGCCTGCAGCGCTACGCCCTGAAGGGGGGCCTGACCCTGGGTGCGGGCGAGACGCTGACCCTGCCCTTCCTGCAGCCGAAGGTCTCCGCCTTCACGCGCTACGAGCGCATCACCTCGTATTTCGACCGCTCGGAACGTTCCGGCTCGGCCAACCGGCACTACAAGTTCACGCCCGACCTGTCGCTGCCCGCTGGCCCGCTGTCGGTGCTGGAAGACGGCGCTCTGGTTGGCACTGTGACCCTGCCGGCGGCGCAGGCCGGGCGCCCGATCGACCTCGATCTGGGCAGCGACCCCGAACTGCGGTACCTCCGTACGGTGCGTCAGCTCTCGCTGGAGAAGTCGCCCGACGGCAAGGTGCTGAGCACCACGCTGCAGGTCACCTACGCCCTGACCAGCACGAAGGCGCTGCCCATCCGCGTGCAGCTCCGCGAGCAGGTGTACGCCCGCACGGTGGTCGTGGACGGCCAGCCGCAGACGAGTCAGCAGGTCAATGTCGAGCGCGGCGTGGACGTGCCGGCGGGAGGAAAAGCCAGCGTCTCGTTCAGGGTGAAGATCGCGAACTGA